A window of Babylonia areolata isolate BAREFJ2019XMU chromosome 2, ASM4173473v1, whole genome shotgun sequence contains these coding sequences:
- the LOC143300946 gene encoding monocarboxylate transporter 12-like isoform X1, whose product MGDGKRRRDVDSGWAWVALMASLSINCITTCLDTAYGIFQDEVNESYPGSQSFVALIFSIAFGGSYLLGPVSGVISDLLTTRVNVMIGGALMSVGLLSASFVYDLVGMLFFLGVVCGIGHGLTYTASNTVISSTYFVKYRTVAVGISMAAPGIGVISAPYLLRWLIDDYGWRLAMGTFACFLAQTCILGSLFYPHTPSATLTRCWSLSHNPTHGCDQEMETPQNRVYRTSHFDEETELIVRPETTRDRIKALLCKKFLWVVCLNQMMMTAGFTTSFNFFPAYAESVGVSFEDLPYLYTAYGIGLLLARVAGGILFTLFPNLLLKGLFFVELVFSLAEGFLPLYGISFQSLFAERIVSCLAYGPSMFLVGPLLVQHMGPKNLPMAFGIVMLCCGVGSIAGPPIAGALYNIYGTINVCYYFAGTASAWSAASVLLIPFHKDN is encoded by the exons ATGGGTGACGGAAAACGGCGACGTGACGTAGACAGTGGCTGGGCCTGGGTGGCTCTGATGGCATCTTTGTCCATCAACTGTATCACTACTTGTCTCGACACAGCTTACGGCATTTTCCAG GATGAAGTGAACGAAAGCTATCCTGGCAGTCAAAGCTTTGTGGCCTTGATTTTCTCCATCGCTTTTGGTGGTAGCTATTTgctgg GCCCTGTGTCTGGCGTAATCAGCGACCTCTTGACAACCAGAGTCAACGTCATGATCGGTGGAGCTCTGATGAGTGTTGGACTGTTGTCTGCAAGCTTCGTGTATGACTTGGTCGGCATGCTTTTCTTCCTTGGAGTTGTCTGTG GCATAGGACACGGCTTGACATACACAGCCTCAAACACTGTCATCAGCAGCACCTACTTTGTGAAGTACCGCACTGTGGCTGTGGGCATCTCTATGGCAGCGCCAGGCATCGGGGTCATCTCAGCTCCCTACCTGCTCCGCTGGCTGATAGACGACTATGGCTGGAGACTAGCTATGGGTACCTTTGCCTGCTTCCTGGCTCAG acctgTATCCTCGGCTCCTTGTTTTACCCACACACCCCGAGTGCCACTCTCACCCGCTGTTGGTCACTTAGCCACAACCCCACCCATGGATGTGATCAAGAAATGGAAACACCACAGAACCGCGTGTACCGGACGAGCCATTTCGATGAAGAAACAGAACTCATTGTTCGACCCGAAACGACAAG GGACCGAATCAAGGCTCTGCTGTGCAAGAAGTTCCTCTGGGTGGTCTGCCTGAACCAGATGATGATGACTGCTGGCTTCACCACATCTTTCAACTTCTTCCCCGCCTACGCGGAGAGCGTTGGAGTGTCCTTTGAAGACTTGCCCTACTTGTACACCGCTTATGGCATCGGCTTACTGCTGGCCCGAGTGGCTGGGGGAATTCTCTTCACTCTTTTCCCGAACCTTTTGCTGAAAGGTCTGTTTTTTGTCGAGCTGGTTTTCTCCTTGGCGGAGGGTTTTCTTCCACTGTACGGGATTTCGTTTCAGTCCCTCTTTGCTGAAAGGATTGTGAGTT GTTTGGCCTACGGACCTTCCATGTTTCTGGTGGGACCCTTACTGGTGCAACACATGGGCCCCAAGAACCTGCCCATGGCCTTTGGGATcgtcatgctgtgctgtggcgTCGGCTCCATCGCTGGCCCTCCCATTGCAG GTGCTCTGTATAACATATATGGTACCATCAACGTCTGCTATTATTTTGCAG GCACAGCCAGTGCATGGTCAGCAGCCTCAGTGCTTCTTATCCCCTTCCACAAAGACAATTAG
- the LOC143300946 gene encoding monocarboxylate transporter 12-like isoform X2 codes for MGDGKRRRDVDSGWAWVALMASLSINCITTCLDTAYGIFQDEVNESYPGSQSFVALIFSIAFGGPVSGVISDLLTTRVNVMIGGALMSVGLLSASFVYDLVGMLFFLGVVCGIGHGLTYTASNTVISSTYFVKYRTVAVGISMAAPGIGVISAPYLLRWLIDDYGWRLAMGTFACFLAQTCILGSLFYPHTPSATLTRCWSLSHNPTHGCDQEMETPQNRVYRTSHFDEETELIVRPETTRDRIKALLCKKFLWVVCLNQMMMTAGFTTSFNFFPAYAESVGVSFEDLPYLYTAYGIGLLLARVAGGILFTLFPNLLLKGLFFVELVFSLAEGFLPLYGISFQSLFAERIVSCLAYGPSMFLVGPLLVQHMGPKNLPMAFGIVMLCCGVGSIAGPPIAGALYNIYGTINVCYYFAGTASAWSAASVLLIPFHKDN; via the exons ATGGGTGACGGAAAACGGCGACGTGACGTAGACAGTGGCTGGGCCTGGGTGGCTCTGATGGCATCTTTGTCCATCAACTGTATCACTACTTGTCTCGACACAGCTTACGGCATTTTCCAG GATGAAGTGAACGAAAGCTATCCTGGCAGTCAAAGCTTTGTGGCCTTGATTTTCTCCATCGCTTTTGGTG GCCCTGTGTCTGGCGTAATCAGCGACCTCTTGACAACCAGAGTCAACGTCATGATCGGTGGAGCTCTGATGAGTGTTGGACTGTTGTCTGCAAGCTTCGTGTATGACTTGGTCGGCATGCTTTTCTTCCTTGGAGTTGTCTGTG GCATAGGACACGGCTTGACATACACAGCCTCAAACACTGTCATCAGCAGCACCTACTTTGTGAAGTACCGCACTGTGGCTGTGGGCATCTCTATGGCAGCGCCAGGCATCGGGGTCATCTCAGCTCCCTACCTGCTCCGCTGGCTGATAGACGACTATGGCTGGAGACTAGCTATGGGTACCTTTGCCTGCTTCCTGGCTCAG acctgTATCCTCGGCTCCTTGTTTTACCCACACACCCCGAGTGCCACTCTCACCCGCTGTTGGTCACTTAGCCACAACCCCACCCATGGATGTGATCAAGAAATGGAAACACCACAGAACCGCGTGTACCGGACGAGCCATTTCGATGAAGAAACAGAACTCATTGTTCGACCCGAAACGACAAG GGACCGAATCAAGGCTCTGCTGTGCAAGAAGTTCCTCTGGGTGGTCTGCCTGAACCAGATGATGATGACTGCTGGCTTCACCACATCTTTCAACTTCTTCCCCGCCTACGCGGAGAGCGTTGGAGTGTCCTTTGAAGACTTGCCCTACTTGTACACCGCTTATGGCATCGGCTTACTGCTGGCCCGAGTGGCTGGGGGAATTCTCTTCACTCTTTTCCCGAACCTTTTGCTGAAAGGTCTGTTTTTTGTCGAGCTGGTTTTCTCCTTGGCGGAGGGTTTTCTTCCACTGTACGGGATTTCGTTTCAGTCCCTCTTTGCTGAAAGGATTGTGAGTT GTTTGGCCTACGGACCTTCCATGTTTCTGGTGGGACCCTTACTGGTGCAACACATGGGCCCCAAGAACCTGCCCATGGCCTTTGGGATcgtcatgctgtgctgtggcgTCGGCTCCATCGCTGGCCCTCCCATTGCAG GTGCTCTGTATAACATATATGGTACCATCAACGTCTGCTATTATTTTGCAG GCACAGCCAGTGCATGGTCAGCAGCCTCAGTGCTTCTTATCCCCTTCCACAAAGACAATTAG